The sequence agcttATTAAATGATCAAGAAAAGTTTGTTGGGTGGAtaacaattttgaaattttataaCAAAAAATCTTAGGAATTGGAATTTTATTAAACAAAGAATCAAAACTTCATGATATATTCAGCTTTTGGCAACATTATTGTCCTAACGTTACcctggaaagaataaaaaaagaaccccaCTTCTAGGGTTGAAagcagaagaaggaagaagaaattaatatattaattatgtgtaccttttttccttttagacaGTTGAACCAACAGGAAAACGCTTCTTACTTGCAGTTGATGTCAGTGCATCAATGACACAAAAAGTTTTGGGCAGCATGCTCAGTGCTAGCACAGTTGCAGCAGCAATGTGTATGGTGAGGCATTAcacttcttttatttataaCTATTTGCAGCTTCGAGCTGCTCTTTTGATACAAAAGTGCTCTAAAGCTGGTTAGAAATCAGAAGGAAActtatatataatattttttggGCACAGAAGATGTGACCTTGTGTGTCACTTGTAGATCAGATGCTTAAAGCTGCTGGCAACCAAATTAAAGAAAGATCAATTTGAAGAAGTTGGTTTCCAGTATAAATCAAAGTGGTCAAGGCTGCTTTTTCACTTATCTTagttgaaaatacattttaatttttttcagaagtattcATAGAATAATACAGATTGGATTAAGAAATTTTGGGATAATTCTTGTGTGCATTTGAGTTACCAATTATGACCTTTGTATCACGATCACCTTCCCCTCCATTTGACATTCTAAAGCTTCttgtatatttatattatagAGGAGTCGAACTTTTGTtggtgtttaaaaatatttagtgttTTATGTcagaggggggagaagaaatatgaaagtatttttagttACAGTATTTAGAGCAGTTAAAACCTCTGATTTTTGCAATGTTTATGTGCAGTAATATTACAGAATATTTGAAGTGTAGAGTGAAGTGTTAGTGCATATCAGGAGCCGTGGTGACTTAAATACAAAAGGATATGTGATGTTGTGTGTGTGGTAGGGAATGCCTTGATTCAGACATTAAAAATTCTGAATAATATAACTAACTTGGttttgtcttcctctttctcAGGTTGTAGCACGTACTGAGAAGGATTCCCATGTTGTTGCCTTTTCACATGAAATGGTCCCTTGTCCAGTGACAGCTGATATGACGTTACCTCAAGTATTAGTGAAAATGTATGAagtatgtaaaaaaaacaaacaaaaaaaccaacccaaacaaacaaaaaaaaacccaaaacaaaaccaaaacacaacaacaaaataaattaggAAATAGTTGTTGCTAATGTCAGAGTTTAGAAGTCTCAGCAGTtacattgtattttctttgtaatcGATTCTAGTACTGTGTTTAGTCTGTATCTGTATAGTAaaacactggattttttttctcccttttatttaGAGGAAGTCCAGCAAATGTCATTATTTCAACTGCCGGATATTAAACATTGCAATTTAGAGTGGCAGTGTTAGGTCACAATGAGTTAGtttgaaaagaatatttaaaaaaatcaaacaaaaaaaaaccctggacaaaactaaaatgaaatgaGTAAGTGAACTGTTGTTTAACAAAGAAGCCTCTGTGTGTGATAAATCATGAAGCTTACATAAAGAGtaatttttccatattttactAATTTCGTTATTGATGTGTTccatgtattatttttcttttaagattccAATGGGTACCACTGATTGTTCCCTTCCAATGATATGGGCTCAAAAAACTCGGACAGCTGCTGATGTCTTCATTGTATTTACTGATAATGAAACCTTTACTGGAAATACTCATCCCGCAACAGCTCTTAGAGAGTACAGAGAGGTAAATATGCTTCTCACTGTTTATAATTGATGAATACAGTACAAAATAAATACCAGttctaaaaatgtttcagaggCTGAACTAGTTGTGgcttttttcagtaaataattatatattgttaaaaaattatatattctGCAGTTAGGCAGAATGAGTGCACATATTGCATTAATTGTGCATACTTAAAACCACTGAATTGCTTGGTGCACTGCAGTATCAATGAAAATTTGTTTGGTATTCAGGGAATATATAAATTTCTGCATTCTATATATAATTGATTGAATAAGATTTTTATAGTTCTTACAGAATGAAATTCGGCTCACAGAATTAAATTTAACTTTGATGTCTGCAGTAGATACTACAAAGTTTAAATGAAGTAAGGAAGATAAGCCTGTAGGGAAAGTGTCAATAGGATGAGGTGATAGTATCTTGTGAAGAAAGCTCATTATGCTTTAAAGGGGCTACTCTTAAGCTGTGCAgcttcagaattttaaaatagaactaAGAAAAATACCTTCTCCAAGCACATTGCTATTAGAAACTCTAATTTAATTGGCAAACAATCTTTTATGCTTTGAAGgaactattttttaaacatcaaaaaatactttttggcAAGCTTGTATGTATGGACATTAATCTTCATATCATGTCCACTCAGTTGAAGTTAATACCAAAAATTGTTAACTTGCCCACTGTGTTTTAGTTTTCTTAGTTGAGATTAGCTCCCATTCttaaatttgttctttaaaCAAAGAGGTCCTGTACTCTGGCTTTCATGCCACTTGCTTTGCTTTACCTTACAGGTTATTAACTTGCAAATTCAGCTCATTTAGCAGAATTGTCTAGGCCACAGTTGTTGTATTTGTTCAACCAACATTTGGAAATCCTTGCCTTGGACAAAAACACACTCTGACTCCTATCAGATGATTTGATAATAATTATTGAAAGTTTTTACTCTGAATGAACTTCAGAATAGCAAATGCAATGCTTGCATTTGAAATAATCTATGAATCTTAGTATTGCAGGAAAGTTGTGCTAGTATACctcatggtattttttttccatttatttaaatatatctaCTGCAGGTTAAGTACAATGTTAACAGGCAGTCTGTAATTCTGGTTATGGTGAGATTTGGTCCTCTGGCATGTTTAAGTTACTATATATGtgtgttctgatttttttttttttttgtcctttctctaGAAAATGGGTATTCCTGCTAAATTGATTGTTTGTGGAATGACCTCAAATGGTTTTACGATCGCAGATCCAGATGACAGAGGCATGTTGGATATATGTGGTTTTGATACAGGAGCTTTGGATGTTATTCGAAACTTCACTTTggatttgatttaattttctaGGTGTTTGCTCTTCCCAGTGGGTCCATTGCTGGCAACAGACTTCACCCTGGGAATTCCCAGCCAAATATACTTTATTAGAATATGGcacattatatatatatcagAATGTTACGTTTTTGTgaagggaaaataagaaaagcagatgagaaatctcttttctcttttttcctgttgcacacaatttaaaataacagtgtGAAGTTTGCTAACAGTAGCTACAGGGTTACACAATACATAATTTAATTCATTTATAATAGACTATAAACACTGAGAGatttttaattcccccccccccccgccccagttgCTGTGGAATGTTTGTTTGCAAGAATAAATTGGTGAATTactcttaggaaaaaaaagtggggtttttaaTAATGTCAGTTTAACAGCAACTTCGTTGAGAGGGATTtttctttgggctttttttagtctttgtattttaaacaaattactaAGGTTCAACAGTTTCCATTGTTACACTGCAAATCtacaaaacaagtattttctgGTACGTATGAGACCATGTGACTGTGATGCAACATAAAAGTTAGCCAGTGAAATTTTATACTGATAAAACTGAAAGTGGAAGAGCTTATGCTAATCTTTTTCTATCTAGATTATCATCTGGGGTTTCAGGAGTAAAGTGTAATTCTCTTTAGATAAATTGAGGGGCAGTTGCTGTACAATGCAATTTCAGAAGCACTGTTTTAGAATTAATATGCTTTATAGGAAGTTCTAAAAACTGGTTTTAGTAGAAAAAGACCTTGGAAATGGCTGGGAAGCCACATTCAGTCCGTGTTACAACTTCAGGAAGCATCAGCACACTTTCAGCCAGAAAGATCAACAAGGGCATGTGTCTTGGCCTGCTCTTGAAACCTGAGCGGTAACAACCAGAAACAAAAAGctactttttcttcaaaagaatgCATTCAATGATACAGAAACAATCTTCCTAACAGGAgagtatttcattttataaaacctGTTTGTAAATAAATGTTACTTCTGATTTCGTAAATTAATTCAAgctaacatttttcaaaactacCTCCAGTTTATAGGGACCAATTCTTAAAAATGTACAGTTGCCTCCTTCATGTTCTCAAAATCTTGTTAAAGAAGTGATTGaaactggatttttatttttttttctaatctgaTAATAAGAGTGTGAGTCAATAAGGAGAAAGCTAGTGAATATCTTATCACTTTGGAACAGGAGTTGATAGCAATTcatgtgtatatgtatttaattctctgtgtgtgtttttatatatgtgtgtataggGGGGAAGTTAAAAGATCTCTTTAGCAGATCACAATCTtagaagaagagaaaagttTTTTAGTGATGCTTTTACAACTTCTCCTAAGACATATGTATGCCAGTCTCTTTTATGCTAATTCTGGCTGTTTTAAACAGTGAATTTgatgttaatttgaaaataattgcaatttataaaaataaccCAGTTGTGGTAAATGACATGTAAGACCATATTTTTCTGCCTAAAACCCAagcttttaaatgtaaaatttgaGTTCATATTATACTTTTGATACTTGTAACACTTTTCATTATGCCTCATACATATTGATTATAAATTCAAAGCTCTCATTCTGTAGGATGGATATCTCTTTTGGTGCTAAAATGTGAGGTGACATGTTACTGAAGGTATTCTGCTACATACTTATACTCTACCTTAATGAATAAATCAAAACAGTGAAGGAAGCCTTTTCTGACATTAAAACCATGGCTTAAAGAATTGATGGTAGGAATGTTACCTTTCAGCGGACATGAATGTAGTTACTTCTGAATCATCACTGCTCTTAACGATACCGCTCTGATAGAATGCTTGAAGAATACAGGACTGCCACCACCTTGTCAGGTGACATCTAGAAAAAACAAGTGTTCCTATAAAAGCTGAGACATAGCACTTTgagtttgaaaaaagaaaattagccATTTCTTATGAAAATTTTCTTACCACTTTTAGTCTCCTTTCTAAATAAACACCATGAATATGGGGAGTTAACTCATTTGCTCAATACATGTTAATAATTATTTCAAGTAAATGCACTGATGTTTTGGGCTTGGTTTCAGTAgtaatgtgttttaaattacaCAAGTCAAACATCTGATTAGGTGTTTCCTTCTAAGCTAGAGATGTTGAAAATAACTGATAAGTATCTTTTGCAAGTACTTTTTCTTATTTGGAGTAGTATTTGTGAAGTAATAGGAAATACTTTGGactaaatataaaatgaaaacttaaacAGGTATTTCAAGTAACTTTGTGCAGTTAATTGCAAAAATTTACTGCAAGTAAAAGATTAGACTAGTTACTAACAGATTGAATGAACGGTTATAGTAGTGTTGCATCTTTGAAAGCgtttcagtttaaaatacagttcCTTGAACTAGAGTGTAAGTGAAGATGAACTTTTCAGTAGAACTTATAGAAAATGTAGCTCCCTGTAACTATTGACACTGGATAGCTATGCACCATGTTAAAGATAGTCATCCATGCTGGAGTACATAATATGCTCCTAAATATTTACCGTATCTCTGTACTAAAAAATCTTGTTAGAATTAGAATATTCTAAGTGGTTTGGTTATCTGAATCTGATGTAAAACTAGCACCAATGAGATCATGTTGTCATCTGTTCCTCCTTTAACATTTTCATAGAAAGGGGAAACTGAAGTAAATGCTGACAGCTGAAACTTTATAGTATGGTGACCTTTGtttctgtctggttttgttACTATCTTACAGTAAGGGGCATAGAAGAATGATGCTGCATATTCTTTTTCCATAGACTGGATCTTTTGTATCTGCCCGTATACTGAATTTTAGGGGACAGCATGACTCATTTGCCATAATACAAATTTATCCTGATTTTAgtctttagttattaaactgatAATTTCCAAAACCAATATCTGGACATCTAAAGAGGCAATAATTACTGCAatgtttggggggaaaaaaaaaaaagtgagctaaGACAAAGTATTAAGCTTAAGCATTAGTTCAGTAAACAATAAATAACCTACCCTTTCACCAAAGAGGAGACACTGACTCTTTCAAGTTAGTAGTGGTGTTTGCATTGGAGGAACACTTTgactaacaaaacaaaaatggggCTATAATTGTGCATTGCAATTTACCAGTAAAAATTGAACAGGGACAAGTTTAAAGATAGTCAATTTTAttcaaaacattaattaaaaaaaaaaaagtctaaatgCAGAATGCAGTTGTAGACTGGGTGAATGCAAGTTTCCTGATATCTAACAGAATTAATAGGCTTTCAGTTTGACTGCCATTTCACTGTGACCCCCTTAACAATTCTTCAATATTACACTATTATGTCTAAGACTACAATGTTCAGGCACTTTAGctttaagaaagaagaaaaggatgtAATGTTTGGAAGCACAGCAGAggtaaaacatttttctgtaatgaaggaCTGTAATGAATGAACATCAAAGGTCAGGTTTCTTCATGGAAGGGATACAGTCGACAATGTGGAGAGGGCAGAAGGCACacaagttttcttaaaaatcatgCAATGCATACATCAGCATTATGTAATAAATTGAATCAAGACAGTAATAATTTTGCCAAGAAACAGAATTTCGTGTCAGGAATTTTAGACCTGtagcaaggaggaggagagttTGGGATGCTTGTAGAATTAGATTACAGGCAAAATATGGGTTCTTCACCTACAATCCTATGTGTTTAAAAAAGTGAAGTCTAAAAGTAGGTGTAGATCTGAAGTCAGCAGGGCCAGTCTAAGTGCCCACTATGTGAATAGGGCCACTAATAACTGGCCCTATAATACCTTGCTGCTTAATACCACTGTTAAACCTGTTTGTTAAACATAAGTCATTGGGGGGGTTGTGTTGGttcattttcactgttgttGTCTAATTTAGGCTGATAAATGGGTATGGCTTTAAAAGGCTATTCAAGGAAGTATATATTCTTGGCTTTAAGAATACATCAGCAgttttggaaatgtattttattaatgcCTCTGTCTGTAAAAAACACTTAGGAAGGCATTTTTCTCTATTGCAAGATGCTGTGCTGCTTAATCACGTACCTAACTCATAGCCGCTGTACCAGAAGCATTAGTATTGgttccatttattttgtttcttgtatTACCTTTTTGCTTTGCCCTTCCTTTTCGCGGTTactgttggctttttttctcctctcccatcTCCTTGTCACCTCAGGCCtatattttaatctcttttcaCATGCAAGCTTTGgtccattcctttttttttcccctctctccttctgCCTTCTCGCTGTCATTGAGCATGCTAGCTTAGCTAAATAACTCAGACCAGAACTGATGTCATAGTATTTATCTTAATTTTAAGAAactggataatttttttctttcctttgattatataaatCTCTTACAAAACATGTAATTTGCTGTATCTATCAGATTTTTTGGTAAAACTTAGTGTAAAGATAAGTGACAAAAGTAtactttatttacaaaaatccaacatctgtgttttgaatgcgtgttttatttttataaagtaaCCACTTAAAATTGGCTTTTcaaatttaaagcttttttccaGAATTAGTTCAGTGAGTTGGAACTTTCCATTCTGTTAAATATTATCAAGCTGCTATTCTATGTAGAATTAgggaaacatttaaattaatattctgGATAAATAGGCAGCTTCTTTGCAGTATTGATTAGAGAAAATCTTCAAAGAATAGGATGTAGAAGTAAACCTAAGCAAAGAATCATTTGTCTTGCttgtgcttttaatttttttttaagcatttcatTAGTTTATAGGTTTATTTTGCTATTTGCAGCAGTTCATAGTGGACAAATATGCTGTAAGCTGTTTTAATGACTTTACTGCTGGAATGGTAGAGATTTCATCTTGCTGTGACACAGTATAGTATACAACATTGCTGAGTAAGAGTTATGGGGGAGAGGTAAAACACTAGGACAGTGTATTATATATGTGCTGCTCTGAGAGCTAAGATTTAAGATCAGCTAATTTCAGCAGAAGGTATAGTGTCTTTAAATATGGGTGCTTACATTTGGATTTATAATTTTGATATTGTAAAGTGTGGTTTCTTTAGGTATTTCTGCATTCTGAATTTAAgtttatatatatttgcatatatatgtgGTATGTTAAGAACTTTTTACAAATGCTTCATTGATAAATAATGAACATAAATAGCTGTTTTCCTAATGTTACCAGCTTTTCAGAGTTAAGCACAACTAGTtacaaataaaatgtcttttctgttaCATTCTCCTATAAAAGTGCAGTTCTACTCTTTAAAAATGAGTCATATAAAAAAGCAACAGATGAGCACATTTACAGCTCTGTCTGGTTAATTAAGTAATTtgatgtttgttttcagcttcttatgcttCGTGGGAGCATGGTATTTAAGCTGATGTGAGCAGGTATGTCTAAAGTGTAACTACAGAATCTTTTAGtggataatttttaatattcagaTCCCAGGGAAAGCattattttaagataaaaagcTTTGTCCTGGAGACAATGCTAAgcaaaaaatatggaaatttttaattactatttttgagtccctcccccccttttttttttccagagtagAACCACACTTTTAACAGCCATATCATGTTTAAGTAAGTTAACCATAACATGGCTTTGTGCCATCCAATAATGAAGGCACTGTCTTGCTGCTACTTTCTATGAAATGATACAAAAATTCATGAGAAACTATTTGGATAGGGAGCTTTAATATGGTTAAAAAGAAACGTAATTAACCCTTTGAGTGCCTTAAGACATATCTTCTTTAATAAATGGGCACTCACTTGGATCTGCGGGCATACGGCATGTTTTCTCAACAGTTGGGATAGAATAATTGCCTTAAGTGACAATGCCCTGGGATTTCTGAGACTTAGAACTCAAAGGGTTATTTTAGACTACTGttttgggactttttttttttaaaacagggaacaaaatgaaaaggtctttctttgaaaaattcctttgcatactattattattatatgaTGGATTTACCAGCTTTCAGGTGCAAAATTATTGTTAATCTGAGGAAACATAACTGGCCTAAGAATTctacacagagaaaaagaatactTGGTTACCACTGTATGtgcaaaataaattgctttattAAGTATAAATTTAGAGATGCACATTTGTGTGTCTTTACCTTGATAAGCATGTCCCtgtaaacaaaattttaataagGCAGCAATGAAAGTAGCAAAATACAGTAAACctcaataataaaaatataataaggTCAGTGTGTTTAATTAGCTCATTACATGTTGAAGATGCACAGTTCAGACAACTATATACTAAAGACTTTCTACAAATGGTGCAGTTCAAACTTATTCAAACCTGCATCACAAAAACGAAGCTGTCAAATTTAAGTGATGCTCTTATGGTCCTAGTTATCTGTAGTTGAAGATAAGTGtgacacttttttcccttgaggggaaaaaagtagttTAGGTGCATGCAGCGCTGAAAACAGTGGAAATAACAGGAGTGTTATTCACAAGAAGTGAATAAAAATTCATTGACTAATGGTTTTATTCTGAACTGTGCACCTTTAGTAATGTAATGGTCCCTCTTACTGAAGAATGGGATATAATTTTCTACTTGCACCTAAACTTTCTTCAAATAACTAAGAGTCTTGACACTGCCTGGTCTGGCTTTGGATGTACATTTTACTGAAACTATTGAATTTAGACAGTTCTTTTAAACATCTAACTGCAAGTTAAAATTGCTAGTAAATTGCATTCTGACTGTAGAATTTAAGTACTAAATAAACTCTATGCATATTAGACCTATTTTACGTGGTCTGAAATTTCATAACAGTGTTGGATTGATCATAATGTAGTTTGTAACTGCACAGTTTAGTGACAGCAAGCTGTCTGGTTCCCCTAGGCTATTTCTGAATGACACTGTATAGACTGATACTTCATAGTGCAGGGTGAAGATGAAAGCAATTACCTACCTCTCTAAAGGTGCAAGACTCTTTATTCCCTTTTCTGTAGCAACTGGACAGACAATTTGGTAGCTAGGTGATCAGTCACTGAAATGTAAGAGAGGCAGACATGCATACAGCAATATTGCTACAAACttgttttgcttcctgctttCTTCACAATTACAATTTTAACATTCAGAGAAGAATTAAACTTAAAGGAACCATTAAATCAGACTGACCATTTATTGTAACTCTTGGAACAAAGCTAGAAAGCAAGctaatttgcagaaaaaaaaaatacaggattcTTCTTGTACAGTTTATACTTCTCTGAAGCATAGTACCAGGATGTAACAGCAATAAGATGACATCACTATCTCACACTTAGAGCCTCAAGAGTTACATAATGTTTTTTAATCACCATTTTTGTTGTGGTAAAGCTAAGGCAAGGACACCAAGTAATTTGCCAAGTCCATAAAGTCTGTGTCATTTGAGAATGATCTACGATTCAGAAATCCATGGCTTGGAAGTTGTTGAGTCCAGCTGATAGTGTATCTTTGTGATCTTCTAACTTGTCTGAAATTCTGTTTGTACAAAGAAAGACTAAGCTAAGCTAGATGGCTGTTgaggattttcttttcacttgaCATTGATGAACTAATGGAAGCAGTTTGCCTTCCTCATGAAGCCTTTGAGTATCTGTAGCACCTCCAACAAAAGTCCCATTGACAAACACTCTCGGGACCTATCAAGAAGATGAAAATTGCATTAGTTACTTCTtggaaaagagataaaaatctaAGCAAGCCCACGTGGACTCGAGTATATACACAGTAGTTATGTCCTTACATGTGCATATTTAATATTACTGTACAACTCATACATTCCCATAATATTTAGAGATGGGAAACTTTGTTCACATGCCCCTCAGAAGTGGGATAAAGTCACTGTATGGAAAATAGTAATAAACCGAGTCAAGTGAGACtatataaaattaagaaattacaaCACAAGTGTTAAACACAATGGATTAAATATACCTATACAAATTAAAACTGACTTTGGTACTTCAATTATCTTAGTGGCAGTATGGAAACAATCACCTCAGAGGGATAGCCAGAGGGTCTCAAGAGGAAGAGACGGTACAGAACCCTTCTGCAGTACCTTGCCTTTAACTTAGGAGCTTGTATCTCAAGTTGACTTGTCtcaaaaaaatgaagaacttGATATGTCATAACCCATAAGGAACGTGTGTAGTGTAAGTTCTTACTCTGATGGTTACATATAAGAAAATATACTTACTGTTCTGCCACCAGTCATCTGTTCAAGAATGTCCTGGAACTGACTTCCATTTGTATTCATGTCCAGTTCTACAGCTGTATAATTTACATTCATATCCTCAAAAagtttttttgccattttgcaGTAGAAGCATGTTGTTTTAGAGAAAATCACCACACAGTTGTCTGAAATAATCTTCTGTAAATCCAAAAGAACGTTCAAGTCAGTGTGCTTTGATTTTAAGTCAGTGTATTTTAACAGTATTGAACAGTCAAGACAACAAAGAAGTTTAAAATCTGCTGTTATGGTAACAAATACAGGATAATTACT comes from Haliaeetus albicilla chromosome 8, bHalAlb1.1, whole genome shotgun sequence and encodes:
- the RO60 gene encoding RNA-binding protein RO60 isoform X2; this encodes MSISVLLRNLGKLTANSVLEPRGSEVAIVCERLRNEKLLKKGRIHPFHILVALETYKAGHGSRGKLWWRPDEDILEALDASFYKTLKTVEPTGKRFLLAVDVSASMTQKVLGSMLSASTVAAAMCMVVARTEKDSHVVAFSHEMVPCPVTADMTLPQVLVKMYEIPMGTTDCSLPMIWAQKTRTAADVFIVFTDNETFTGNTHPATALREYREKMGIPAKLIVCGMTSNGFTIADPDDRGMLDICGFDTGALDVIRNFTLDLI
- the GLRX2 gene encoding glutaredoxin 2; translated protein: MENSLPTSIGLSNDAAVNQIQKIISDNCVVIFSKTTCFYCKMAKKLFEDMNVNYTAVELDMNTNGSQFQDILEQMTGGRTVPRVFVNGTFVGGATDTQRLHEEGKLLPLVHQCQVKRKSSTAI